The genome window CAGATCGAGAATTACACCAGGGCGCTGCATGACGCGCACAGTCTGCACACCCACGTGAAAAGCATCGTGGACCCGCGCCGCGCGCATGTGTTCTTCAACCCCCACATGTGCGTGCTGCGGGGCGACGGCGATCATATTGTCAGGGAAGACCATACCCCGATAACCGAGGGGCGGTCCCAAAGCGCGTCCTGGGAAAAAGGGCAGATAAACCACTATCTGTACCGATCCAAACAGGACTTTCACGCCAAATCGCAAAAAGCGAGAGCGGACATTTTCACCGTCCGGAACGTCCCGAAGCGCATCGTCATCCCCGAGGGCGACGTTATGGATGCAAGCGCGGCGCGCTTCGCACCCGGGGTTAGAAAAATACTCGAGGCCGTCCCGGACGCCCCAGGCATCGAACAAACCTTGCGATAGCGGTTGCTTCCACGCGAATATCCGGGTATGACCTTACCTATTATGTCACAACGCCGCATCCTCTTCATCGCGCCTGCCCAGTCGGTGACCAAGGTGTTTCCGCAATTGCGGGACGCCGGGTTTGAGGTCGGCATCGCCGAAAACCTCAAGGGCGCGTCGGCGTTCATCCGCAAAGCGGGCACCAGCGCCATCTTTTCCCGCCCGGCTCTCCCGGGCTACAGGGTGGACGACCTGATGCAGGTGGGGCAGGACGACCCCGAATTTCCCCCGGTCTATATTTTTACGGACAGGCCCAACCCGGACGAAACCGAGCGCCTCATGGAACTCGGCGCCACGGATTACTGGGTCGAGCCCCTTTCCTATGAAAAAATCGCCACGGTCGTACCGGTGCGCAAAGACCCGGCGCCCGTGCCCGCCTCCAGCACGCTCGGCGGCTTAAAGCCCCTGCCGGGCGTACGCATCGTGGGCACCAACCCGACGGTCGCGCGCGTGCTGGCCCTTGCCCAGCGGGTCGCCAAATCAAAAGCCACGGTCCTCATTTCCGGGGAATCCGGAACGGGTAAGGAAATGTTCGCCCGGTACCTGCACTCCATGTCCGACCGCGCGGAAAAGCCCTTTATCGCCGTCAACTGCGCGGCGCTCCCCGAACATTTGCTGGAAAGCGAGCTCTTCGGCCACGAAAAAGGCGCGTTCACCGGCGCGATTGCCAGAAAGCCCGGCAAGTTCGAACTGGCGGACGGCGGCACTCTTTTGCTCGACGAAATTTCCGAAATGGACCTCGCGCTCCAGGCCAAACTCCTGCGCGTTTTGCAGGAGGGCGAAGTCGACCGCGTGGGCGGCACGGAGACGATCCCGGTGGACGTGCGCATCCTCGCCACCACCAACCGCAACCTCGAGGGCTGGGTGGAGGAAGGCAAATTCCGGCAGGACCTGTTCTTCCGCCTCAACGTCATCCCGCTCCGCCTGCCCGCCCTGCGCGAACGGGGCGAGGACATTATGGAACTGGCCCACTTTTTCATGGCCATGTACGCCAAAGAATACGGCCTGCCCAAAGCGGAACTTTCGGAAAAAGCCGCCGCCTGGCTGCGGCAATACGAGTGGCCCGGCAACGTGCGCGAATTGCAGAACCTGATGGAACGCGCCGTGCTGCTCAGCGGGAACGGGCCCATAGAGCCCGT of uncultured delta proteobacterium contains these proteins:
- the flbD gene encoding Transcriptional regulatory protein FlbD, with translation MSQRRILFIAPAQSVTKVFPQLRDAGFEVGIAENLKGASAFIRKAGTSAIFSRPALPGYRVDDLMQVGQDDPEFPPVYIFTDRPNPDETERLMELGATDYWVEPLSYEKIATVVPVRKDPAPVPASSTLGGLKPLPGVRIVGTNPTVARVLALAQRVAKSKATVLISGESGTGKEMFARYLHSMSDRAEKPFIAVNCAALPEHLLESELFGHEKGAFTGAIARKPGKFELADGGTLLLDEISEMDLALQAKLLRVLQEGEVDRVGGTETIPVDVRILATTNRNLEGWVEEGKFRQDLFFRLNVIPLRLPALRERGEDIMELAHFFMAMYAKEYGLPKAELSEKAAAWLRQYEWPGNVRELQNLMERAVLLSGNGPIEPVHFLLDPDAWPLFEEEAAVQQHGGGTESGAMPGAVPGASSGILGGILGGIVGGIAGGTAGAAAPSSFGGAVIPLHEMERIMIAKGLEQTLGNRTQAAELLGISVRTLRNKLNEYRGMGLDIEQQ
- a CDS encoding conserved hypothetical protein (Evidence 4 : Homologs of previously reported genes of unknown function); translated protein: MHYLGICAIIKDEDLFLDEWIAYYMHLGVDAFYLYDNASRIPLRQSLRKFGGLRTAATLAVYDAPGRAMQMVTYNHCLRTNADQCRWIAFIDADEFIVPKNHESLPPMLEEFEGQAGLALNWKAFGSNGHKLRPAGLQIENYTRALHDAHSLHTHVKSIVDPRRAHVFFNPHMCVLRGDGDHIVREDHTPITEGRSQSASWEKGQINHYLYRSKQDFHAKSQKARADIFTVRNVPKRIVIPEGDVMDASAARFAPGVRKILEAVPDAPGIEQTLR